One region of Paenibacillus polymyxa M1 genomic DNA includes:
- a CDS encoding PQQ-binding-like beta-propeller repeat protein, translating to MRKTIHNALFTRLAIVSIGLPLICGGFAEKASAEHSAVSMSNGAYSTVIQAPVIKPTWSLPVIPINRDQYSEQAVAVAVKGKVFAVDPNYRLVALDASSGRKLWQYGDQLTPILIHSNGLIYGMTQSGSIYAVTASGKKVWTTSLGFTKADHIHRIGSTVYITQSEQTAAVDAASGKLKWKISEEKDLYHGLNKLMETDGVLIRNYDVQGSLTLEQINAYDAKTGKKLWDSFRTSFPLAVKDGIVYSVANTFMIDDDPVNHKVTIAQYDLKTGKSKGDRQYRWTEPENKDGVYRSGGVYGSAFLYGKDLYVFQGETLASYDFWNYKPDSKPARKWAQNGYDQLIPLLSIHEGRMFYQDFSTSRLTAMKLASGQFIHYDGDNPTVQVDVFGKGVYVGQSDGVFHGYDLTSLKPVFTVNTGSRSFGPTLKSGGMIFIQSGNRLLGVKLPASLK from the coding sequence ATGAGAAAAACGATACATAATGCATTGTTTACACGATTAGCAATAGTCAGTATAGGCCTGCCCCTGATCTGCGGTGGATTCGCAGAAAAAGCAAGTGCAGAGCATTCTGCTGTGTCTATGAGCAACGGAGCGTATAGCACAGTAATCCAAGCACCTGTGATCAAGCCTACCTGGTCTCTTCCCGTTATCCCCATCAATAGAGACCAGTATTCGGAGCAAGCGGTGGCAGTAGCAGTAAAAGGTAAGGTGTTCGCAGTTGATCCTAACTACAGACTGGTTGCCCTTGATGCCAGCTCAGGACGGAAATTGTGGCAATATGGTGATCAACTTACCCCTATTTTGATTCATAGCAACGGCCTCATCTACGGAATGACACAAAGCGGCTCTATCTATGCGGTTACAGCATCAGGCAAGAAGGTATGGACCACTTCATTAGGATTTACAAAGGCAGATCATATTCATCGAATAGGCTCTACAGTATACATCACACAGTCAGAGCAAACTGCTGCTGTTGACGCTGCTAGCGGCAAGCTCAAATGGAAAATTAGTGAGGAAAAGGACTTGTACCATGGTCTGAACAAACTAATGGAAACCGATGGCGTCCTCATCCGCAACTATGATGTACAGGGCAGCCTGACCCTTGAACAGATCAATGCATATGATGCTAAAACCGGCAAAAAGCTTTGGGACAGCTTCAGAACTTCCTTTCCACTGGCGGTTAAAGACGGAATCGTATACTCTGTAGCCAACACGTTTATGATTGATGATGACCCGGTAAACCATAAAGTTACGATCGCACAGTACGACCTCAAGACAGGTAAATCCAAAGGAGATCGTCAGTATCGCTGGACCGAGCCTGAAAATAAAGACGGTGTCTACCGATCTGGAGGTGTATATGGTTCTGCTTTTTTGTACGGCAAGGATCTTTATGTCTTTCAGGGAGAGACACTAGCCTCCTATGATTTCTGGAACTACAAGCCAGACAGCAAACCTGCTCGTAAGTGGGCGCAAAATGGCTATGATCAACTCATTCCTTTATTGTCTATTCATGAAGGTCGCATGTTCTACCAAGATTTTAGTACATCCAGACTGACTGCCATGAAGCTGGCCTCAGGTCAATTTATTCATTATGACGGCGATAATCCGACCGTTCAAGTTGACGTATTCGGTAAAGGAGTCTATGTTGGACAATCAGATGGCGTATTTCATGGCTATGATTTGACGAGCTTAAAGCCCGTGTTTACTGTCAACACAGGCTCACGCTCCTTCGGTCCAACGCTCAAATCTGGCGGGATGATATTTATTCAAAGCGGAAACCGTCTCCTTGGCGTCAAGCTCCCTGCTTCTTTAAAATAA
- a CDS encoding nucleic acid-binding ob-fold tRNA/helicase-type, with translation MGIFRRFTSRSFKYATAMVFTLSLYAGVVGGIQPARAEGPADPAPFIAAKVVNENAGKKVLFDNTHGQTAGAADWVIDGGFSDFGQALANNGYDVHELRQSTPITYNDLKNYDVFVTAEPNIPFKQSEQAAMEQYVKAGNSIFFIGDHYNADRNKNRWDGSESINGYRRGAWEDPAKGMSEEEKSSTAMQGVVNSDWLGSQFGIRFRYNALGDITANQIVEPAQAFGITAGVSNVAMHAGSTLAIIDPTKAKGIVYLPKTNQAWGNAVDQGVYNGGGIAEGPYAAVAKVGLGKAAFIGDSSPVEDATPKYLREETGTKKTTYDGFKEQDDAVLLVNMVDWLSKKEEYTSLSDVKNLHLDQPTALLSFEDPQASTEPQAEPWSAPAAGYKWWDQRTFKAGSYGGSTASAQPVYSIVRQEQLPNAQPFQIRIVADQLAPNSTISGFSAGIYVAGGNQVAQIQNPDGSWPTSYGYSGTFSLESDSKGHAYRDLTVRIKPGTSGSANLRLRQNGSNLLTQSVVLADVPAQPLPEDGNTIPARISVAEARTLSAGKVVTLEGVVTTEPGAFGGQAFYMQDESGGIYVYQNQSGFHPGDRVKITASLALYNSEVELTDPVAIEKTGEGQLPQAVQVTELNDANQGQLVELPTAIIRNVIDATPVGSFEFDAVAGEVSHHVRIDARTGLTRTSFPYQEGQQVKLKGISAVFKGNYQLKPRGLDDFSAQTDATLQEVELSLDQTTFNVGDTTVTHLKGMLTDGSQADLSNASVQYSSSHESVALDTYGELRALKEGSAEITASVTLDGKTVVSNPVTVRVEKTAAGEVPGKPVLSHDNGQDTGLKDGDYNITMNLWWGTNGDELKWYENDKLIETQSLHAASPGAQHAVISVTGKSNGTYTYTAELINASGKTVSDPLTVEVTDASPGIPVLSHNNWDGNGDYTLTMNMWWGTNATQYNLYENGKLIDTQDLSSQSPQAQSAATNIQNQKPGTYEYRAELVNAAGEVSSQTISVEVKER, from the coding sequence ATGGGAATTTTTCGTCGTTTTACATCCCGTAGCTTCAAATACGCAACAGCTATGGTTTTCACTTTATCGTTGTACGCTGGTGTTGTAGGCGGCATACAACCGGCACGTGCAGAAGGTCCGGCAGACCCTGCCCCTTTCATTGCAGCCAAAGTGGTCAATGAAAACGCTGGTAAAAAAGTATTGTTCGATAATACACATGGACAGACAGCCGGCGCAGCAGATTGGGTGATTGATGGTGGATTCTCAGATTTCGGACAAGCCCTTGCAAACAATGGCTACGATGTTCATGAACTTCGCCAATCTACACCTATTACTTATAATGATTTAAAGAATTATGATGTATTTGTGACAGCAGAGCCCAATATCCCTTTTAAACAAAGCGAACAGGCCGCAATGGAACAGTATGTTAAAGCAGGCAATAGCATTTTTTTCATTGGAGATCATTATAACGCCGACCGCAACAAGAATCGCTGGGACGGGTCGGAAAGTATCAATGGGTACCGTCGAGGTGCATGGGAAGACCCTGCGAAGGGAATGAGTGAGGAAGAAAAAAGCTCGACAGCGATGCAGGGCGTGGTTAACTCAGATTGGCTCGGCAGCCAGTTTGGTATACGCTTTCGCTACAATGCATTAGGCGATATCACGGCTAATCAGATTGTTGAGCCTGCCCAGGCGTTTGGCATTACAGCAGGAGTGAGTAATGTGGCGATGCACGCAGGATCTACATTGGCGATTATTGACCCGACCAAAGCCAAGGGGATCGTATATCTCCCTAAAACCAATCAGGCTTGGGGGAATGCAGTAGATCAGGGCGTTTATAACGGTGGCGGTATAGCGGAAGGACCTTATGCTGCTGTAGCAAAAGTAGGTCTAGGCAAAGCTGCCTTCATTGGGGATTCATCTCCTGTTGAAGATGCAACGCCAAAATATTTGCGTGAAGAGACAGGAACCAAGAAGACAACGTATGACGGATTTAAGGAGCAGGATGACGCCGTGCTACTGGTCAATATGGTAGACTGGTTGTCCAAGAAGGAGGAGTATACCAGCCTGTCGGATGTAAAGAACTTACATCTTGATCAGCCGACGGCATTGCTGTCTTTTGAAGATCCTCAGGCTTCCACGGAACCGCAAGCAGAGCCTTGGTCCGCTCCTGCAGCCGGCTACAAATGGTGGGATCAACGAACGTTCAAGGCCGGCTCCTATGGCGGATCTACAGCCAGCGCGCAGCCTGTGTACAGCATCGTTCGTCAGGAGCAGCTGCCGAATGCACAGCCTTTTCAAATTCGCATTGTTGCCGACCAACTGGCTCCCAATAGCACGATTAGCGGATTCAGCGCAGGTATTTATGTAGCGGGCGGCAACCAAGTAGCCCAGATTCAGAATCCGGATGGAAGCTGGCCGACCTCTTACGGTTATAGTGGAACATTTAGTCTGGAATCCGACAGCAAGGGGCATGCCTATAGAGACCTGACGGTGCGGATCAAGCCGGGTACCAGTGGTTCAGCCAATCTTAGGCTGAGACAAAACGGCAGCAACCTGCTGACCCAATCCGTCGTGTTGGCTGATGTCCCGGCTCAGCCTTTGCCTGAGGATGGCAACACGATTCCAGCTCGTATCAGTGTCGCAGAAGCACGGACTCTTTCGGCTGGCAAAGTTGTGACCTTGGAGGGTGTTGTGACGACAGAACCAGGGGCTTTTGGCGGTCAAGCCTTTTACATGCAGGATGAAAGTGGCGGCATTTATGTATATCAAAACCAAAGCGGATTTCACCCAGGTGATCGAGTAAAGATTACAGCAAGTTTGGCACTGTACAATAGTGAAGTGGAGTTGACCGATCCAGTGGCTATTGAAAAAACGGGAGAAGGACAACTTCCGCAAGCTGTGCAGGTCACCGAACTCAACGATGCAAACCAAGGACAGCTGGTTGAGCTTCCTACTGCCATTATTCGTAATGTGATAGATGCAACTCCTGTAGGTTCGTTTGAATTTGATGCAGTCGCGGGTGAGGTTAGCCATCATGTGCGAATTGATGCACGTACAGGCTTAACACGGACATCTTTTCCGTATCAAGAAGGACAGCAAGTGAAGCTGAAGGGAATTTCGGCGGTTTTTAAAGGGAATTATCAGTTAAAGCCGCGCGGGCTAGATGACTTTTCAGCTCAGACAGACGCAACTTTGCAGGAAGTGGAGCTTTCACTGGATCAAACAACATTTAACGTTGGCGATACAACAGTCACACATCTCAAGGGTATGCTGACAGATGGCAGCCAAGCTGATTTAAGTAATGCCTCTGTTCAGTATAGCAGCAGTCATGAATCCGTTGCACTGGATACGTATGGAGAACTTCGGGCCCTAAAAGAGGGGAGCGCCGAGATTACAGCCAGCGTCACCTTGGACGGTAAAACGGTCGTATCCAATCCTGTAACCGTTAGAGTCGAGAAAACCGCTGCAGGTGAGGTGCCGGGTAAACCGGTGCTGTCTCATGATAACGGTCAGGACACCGGACTGAAGGATGGAGACTACAACATCACCATGAATCTGTGGTGGGGCACGAATGGTGATGAACTCAAGTGGTATGAAAATGATAAGCTGATCGAAACCCAATCATTGCATGCAGCTTCCCCTGGGGCACAGCATGCAGTCATTTCCGTTACAGGCAAGAGCAATGGAACCTACACGTATACTGCCGAACTGATTAACGCTTCCGGTAAAACGGTCAGCGACCCGTTAACTGTCGAAGTGACCGATGCTTCTCCTGGCATTCCGGTGTTGTCTCATAATAATTGGGATGGTAACGGCGACTATACCCTGACAATGAACATGTGGTGGGGCACGAACGCTACCCAATACAACCTGTATGAAAATGGAAAGCTGATCGACACGCAGGATCTGTCGAGCCAAAGCCCGCAGGCTCAAAGTGCTGCGACCAATATCCAAAATCAAAAGCCGGGTACATATGAGTATCGGGCCGAGTTAGTCAATGCTGCCGGAGAGGTTTCCAGTCAAACCATAAGTGTAGAAGTAAAGGAACGTTAA
- the yidC gene encoding membrane protein insertase YidC — MKQFKGFTFWGKQERILGLIVALAVVMLLSGCGANAAEINAQTPGFFNHYVVFPLSWLIQHLAQWFGGSFGLAIMTLTFIVRLALLPLMMRQTRAQQGMKRKMSAMQPDLDRIKKKYENKKDANSQQSMQQEMMSLYKEHQFNPLNIGCLPILIQLPILSGMYTAIRLTPELASHSFLWFRLGQPDWILAIVVAVVYLAQAKLSQLQMTADQHKQFAIMGYLSPIMMAVFSFNAPAAMPLYWTVSGTFLLLQSLWFRKRYPIEEAENKIKLGEVTPT; from the coding sequence ATGAAACAATTCAAGGGATTCACTTTCTGGGGTAAACAAGAACGGATATTGGGTTTAATCGTAGCGTTGGCGGTGGTCATGCTGCTGTCTGGTTGTGGTGCGAATGCTGCGGAGATTAATGCACAGACACCTGGTTTTTTTAATCATTACGTGGTATTCCCACTTTCTTGGCTCATTCAGCATTTGGCGCAATGGTTTGGTGGAAGCTTTGGGCTGGCGATCATGACTTTGACATTCATTGTCCGTCTGGCCTTACTGCCGCTAATGATGCGTCAAACGCGTGCCCAGCAGGGGATGAAGCGCAAGATGAGCGCTATGCAGCCCGACTTGGACCGAATTAAGAAGAAGTATGAGAATAAGAAAGACGCCAACAGTCAGCAAAGTATGCAGCAGGAAATGATGTCACTATACAAAGAGCATCAATTCAATCCACTCAATATCGGTTGTCTGCCTATTCTCATTCAGCTACCGATTTTAAGCGGGATGTATACTGCCATCCGACTCACGCCGGAGCTGGCGTCTCACTCCTTCTTATGGTTCCGGCTCGGACAGCCGGACTGGATTCTGGCAATTGTCGTTGCAGTTGTATACTTGGCACAGGCCAAGCTTTCTCAGCTACAGATGACGGCTGACCAGCACAAGCAATTTGCTATCATGGGTTATCTTTCACCGATTATGATGGCGGTCTTCTCCTTCAACGCTCCTGCGGCTATGCCTTTATATTGGACCGTAAGCGGCACCTTTTTGTTGCTTCAATCGTTGTGGTTCCGCAAACGCTATCCAATTGAGGAAGCAGAGAACAAGATTAAGCTTGGTGAAGTCACGCCAACCTAA
- a CDS encoding transcription repressor NadR produces the protein MTESSKRSGTDRREQLLLWLKSESPLTGSELARRSSVSRQVIVQDISLLKASQEPILATSQGYIYMEPTAQVAPLASRIIVCNHRPEQTEEELKLIVDYGVSVQDVIVEHPVYGDLTAPIRVGTRKEVDDFIRKISSTQATYLSQLTGGIHLHTLHASDENKINDACAALEQAGFLMTD, from the coding sequence TTGACTGAATCTTCAAAACGGTCGGGTACGGATCGCCGCGAACAGCTGCTATTGTGGCTCAAAAGCGAATCACCGCTGACCGGGAGCGAACTGGCACGCAGGTCCTCCGTTTCCAGACAAGTAATTGTACAGGATATTTCCCTGTTAAAAGCAAGCCAAGAGCCTATCCTTGCAACGAGTCAAGGATACATTTATATGGAGCCTACGGCTCAAGTCGCTCCCTTAGCCTCTCGTATTATTGTGTGTAATCACCGCCCTGAACAAACAGAAGAAGAATTAAAACTGATTGTGGACTACGGTGTCAGTGTGCAGGATGTTATAGTTGAACATCCAGTATATGGAGACCTGACTGCTCCAATACGGGTCGGAACTCGCAAAGAAGTGGACGATTTTATACGTAAGATCAGCTCCACCCAAGCCACTTATTTGTCCCAGCTGACCGGAGGCATTCACCTGCATACCTTGCATGCCTCGGATGAAAATAAAATTAATGATGCCTGTGCTGCACTGGAGCAAGCCGGCTTCCTGATGACAGATTAA
- the nadA gene encoding quinolinate synthase NadA, with product MSMLDVLQGNRGLMPEHYKTQTVADMEQRVAELKQKWGSKLLIPGHHYQKDEVIQFADITGDSLQLAQMAAQNQEAEFIVFCGVHFMAETADMLTTDQQTVVLPDMRAGCSMADMANMEQTERAWKHLQELVGDTIIPLTYVNSTAEIKAFVGRHGGATVTSSNAKQVLAWALKQKERILFLPDQHLGRNTAHDLGIPLDEMAVWNPMTDQLETERNPETVKIILWKGHCSVHEKFTVDHIRNVRERDKNIRVIVHPECSHEVVQLADCAGSTKFIIDTIRAAEPGTQWAVGTEMNLVQRIRQQYPEQQIESLNPDMCPCLTMNRIDLPHLLWAMEQIDRGEPVGVIRVDAQIRQDAVQALNRMLAIR from the coding sequence ATGTCTATGCTAGACGTTTTACAAGGAAATCGTGGACTTATGCCAGAGCATTATAAAACACAGACGGTTGCTGACATGGAGCAACGTGTAGCTGAGCTGAAACAAAAATGGGGCTCAAAGCTGCTCATTCCGGGCCATCACTATCAGAAAGACGAGGTTATCCAATTTGCTGATATCACAGGAGATTCGCTACAGCTCGCTCAAATGGCGGCACAAAATCAGGAAGCGGAGTTTATTGTGTTTTGTGGGGTTCATTTTATGGCGGAGACAGCGGATATGCTGACTACCGACCAGCAAACCGTCGTTCTGCCGGATATGCGCGCAGGCTGCTCGATGGCAGATATGGCGAACATGGAGCAGACGGAACGAGCGTGGAAGCATTTGCAGGAGTTGGTAGGTGATACGATCATTCCGTTAACGTATGTAAATTCCACAGCAGAGATCAAAGCCTTTGTAGGGCGGCATGGCGGGGCTACCGTGACTTCTTCGAATGCCAAGCAGGTGCTGGCCTGGGCGCTGAAACAAAAGGAACGTATTTTATTTTTGCCTGATCAGCATTTGGGACGTAATACAGCCCATGATCTTGGAATTCCGCTGGATGAAATGGCTGTATGGAATCCTATGACCGATCAGTTGGAGACTGAACGAAACCCGGAAACTGTGAAAATCATTTTATGGAAAGGGCACTGTTCAGTTCATGAAAAATTTACGGTAGATCACATTCGCAACGTCCGTGAACGTGATAAGAATATCCGGGTCATCGTTCATCCCGAATGCTCTCACGAGGTTGTACAGCTCGCAGATTGTGCTGGCTCCACCAAATTCATCATCGATACGATCCGTGCGGCAGAGCCAGGGACCCAATGGGCCGTTGGCACAGAGATGAATCTCGTGCAACGGATTAGACAGCAGTACCCTGAACAGCAGATTGAATCGCTCAATCCCGATATGTGTCCTTGTCTGACCATGAACCGGATCGATCTTCCGCATTTGCTGTGGGCAATGGAACAGATTGATCGGGGAGAGCCTGTGGGGGTCATTCGTGTGGATGCTCAGATCAGACAGGACGCTGTACAGGCACTGAATCGTATGCTTGCTATACGTTAA
- a CDS encoding serine hydrolase domain-containing protein: protein MKNRGFYYLSAFLAALYLWNLLIASVWAADSKTPNSVRKAVDDIMSTQLEKLHTPGAAVVVTQEDHILFSKGYGYANLERKVAFDPAKTIVRVGSLTKSFSASAAMQLVEQNKLDLNEDVNRYLHSYKASQYQNHPFNLHQLLTHTAGLDEAIYDINSLTRAGVLPTEQYLSTYFQKQPPIRKPGIRYEYSNVAFGLIGNIVEQVSGQGLNDYLSTHLFQPMNMPSATLELPLNNPALAQSYQWKREAYLKQPFSYINLPGAGALNVTPNEFSHYLITHLNQGKYKGKAVLHPQTVKAMHAQQFAADARLDGIGYGFFRGQLETGVHMLWATGKIDGFISEMVLVPSQKIGIFVISNSADTDTLLHGKVINAIAQILPAEPQAASQSPVRSVKEIKLLPEIEGVYQLNLNPIHGWGKWLRMLGSVKYTVRIQDDHTLIVKGKFPDQNEASDKVFQAAGDGLFVEKGGQLKILLYQENSTWMMIAPDSETMKQTTFMHRTWTLLVSYAASSLFFITTLLIWMIRYVLRAIRKTNNHISSNLAYIALLNTIFLGVQVVYANNQMVYGYSAWYIWGICTLPLLSALLAVWVLIVNGAKLITGEKRTRAAGKIVFAVLTLLHTAYLYYWNFLPFHYS, encoded by the coding sequence ATGAAGAATAGAGGCTTTTACTACCTATCCGCATTTTTAGCAGCGTTGTATCTCTGGAATCTACTCATTGCTTCGGTATGGGCAGCAGATAGTAAAACACCTAATTCAGTGAGAAAAGCAGTGGACGACATCATGAGTACACAATTGGAAAAATTGCATACTCCGGGCGCTGCGGTCGTTGTGACCCAGGAAGACCACATTCTTTTTAGTAAAGGTTATGGATATGCAAACCTGGAGCGGAAAGTGGCATTCGACCCAGCGAAGACTATTGTTCGTGTCGGCTCTCTAACCAAATCATTTAGCGCAAGCGCCGCAATGCAACTGGTCGAGCAAAACAAACTTGATTTGAATGAAGACGTAAACCGCTATCTCCACAGCTATAAAGCTTCGCAATACCAAAATCATCCTTTTAATCTACATCAGCTTCTGACACATACTGCGGGATTAGATGAAGCGATATACGACATCAACAGCTTGACTCGGGCAGGTGTTTTACCTACAGAGCAGTATCTCAGCACGTATTTTCAAAAGCAACCTCCTATCCGCAAACCTGGAATTCGGTATGAATACAGTAATGTTGCCTTTGGTCTGATTGGTAATATCGTGGAGCAAGTAAGCGGTCAGGGACTGAATGATTACCTTAGCACACATCTGTTCCAGCCGATGAATATGCCGAGTGCGACATTGGAATTGCCACTAAATAATCCGGCACTAGCGCAATCCTATCAGTGGAAGCGTGAAGCGTATCTAAAACAGCCTTTTTCGTATATCAATCTGCCGGGAGCAGGAGCGTTGAACGTCACACCCAATGAATTTTCCCATTATCTGATCACTCATTTGAATCAAGGCAAGTATAAGGGCAAAGCGGTGCTCCATCCACAAACGGTAAAAGCGATGCATGCACAGCAATTTGCAGCTGATGCTCGTCTTGATGGCATAGGTTACGGATTTTTCCGCGGTCAACTGGAGACGGGAGTGCACATGCTGTGGGCTACCGGGAAAATTGATGGTTTTATTTCCGAAATGGTACTAGTTCCCTCCCAAAAGATCGGTATTTTTGTAATCAGCAACTCAGCGGATACGGACACCCTGCTTCATGGAAAAGTCATCAATGCGATCGCCCAAATACTGCCCGCCGAGCCGCAGGCCGCTTCTCAGTCACCGGTTCGTTCTGTCAAGGAAATAAAGCTTTTACCAGAAATCGAGGGTGTATATCAGCTGAATTTGAATCCTATTCATGGGTGGGGAAAATGGCTTCGGATGCTGGGAAGTGTTAAATACACCGTTCGAATTCAAGATGATCATACGTTAATTGTTAAAGGGAAATTTCCGGATCAAAATGAAGCATCAGACAAAGTTTTTCAAGCAGCAGGTGATGGACTGTTTGTGGAGAAGGGAGGACAGCTTAAAATATTGCTGTATCAGGAAAACAGTACATGGATGATGATTGCCCCGGATAGTGAGACCATGAAGCAGACGACATTTATGCATCGTACCTGGACGCTGCTTGTCAGCTACGCCGCATCCTCTTTATTTTTCATCACAACCCTGCTGATATGGATGATAAGGTATGTGCTTAGAGCTATCCGTAAAACGAATAATCACATTTCATCCAACCTGGCATACATTGCGTTACTAAATACGATTTTTCTCGGGGTACAGGTCGTTTATGCTAACAATCAGATGGTCTATGGCTATTCCGCCTGGTATATCTGGGGAATTTGCACGCTGCCGCTTCTTTCAGCACTTCTTGCCGTGTGGGTATTGATTGTGAATGGCGCAAAGCTGATTACAGGGGAAAAAAGAACTCGGGCTGCCGGGAAAATTGTATTTGCGGTACTCACATTGCTGCATACAGCCTATCTTTATTATTGGAATTTCCTTCCCTTTCATTATTCCTAA
- the greA gene encoding transcription elongation factor GreA, translated as MSNEEVLLTKEGLAKLEEELKELKTVKRKELAERLKLAISYGDLKENSEYHSAKDDQAFMETRIMVLEKMLTKARIVDESNLDLKTVSIGSTVILNDIEFSEKVEYKVVSPAEADVLDNKISYESPLGKALLGKEVGSIIHVDAPMAVIKYELLEIKLT; from the coding sequence ATGTCGAACGAAGAAGTATTGTTAACTAAAGAGGGATTAGCCAAGCTGGAGGAAGAGCTTAAGGAACTGAAGACGGTAAAACGCAAGGAGCTAGCCGAACGCCTCAAGTTGGCCATCAGCTATGGAGATCTGAAGGAAAATAGTGAATATCACTCAGCCAAGGACGATCAGGCGTTTATGGAAACACGGATCATGGTCTTAGAAAAAATGTTGACCAAAGCTCGGATAGTGGATGAAAGTAATCTTGACCTTAAAACGGTCAGTATCGGATCTACTGTTATTCTGAATGACATCGAATTTTCGGAGAAGGTGGAATACAAAGTTGTAAGTCCTGCTGAGGCAGATGTTCTGGACAACAAAATTTCCTATGAGAGCCCTTTAGGTAAGGCACTTTTGGGGAAAGAAGTGGGCAGTATCATTCATGTCGATGCACCCATGGCTGTAATCAAATATGAGCTGCTAGAAATTAAGCTCACTTAG
- a CDS encoding IscS subfamily cysteine desulfurase, translated as MIYLDYAASTPMCDEALHIYSVMNKEMFGNASSLHDAGGQAAYTLDYSRQRMANMIGGHKEGIYFTTGGTESNMLVVQSILNGLPPHKKHWIMSALEHHSMYNLATFLEHQGYELTIVQPDREGRITREVLVPHLRDNTGLVSVQHANSETGLIQDLAALSPLLHERGIMLHSDAVQTFGNVHIDVEAMGVDALSISSHKVYGPKGVGAAYLKPGTPWRPVYPDTLHENGFRPGTINVPGIAAFVAAAEMMTEQMEMHQERYATLRKYFITKIQERSIPLRWVVEESEKKAVLHHIVGCFFHGYEGQYVMLECNRSGVCISTGSACAAGHHDPSPAIQALGASGREALQFIRISFGRTTTIEELNVLVDILTDLTHRQERSLSR; from the coding sequence GTGATTTACCTGGACTATGCCGCTTCCACACCCATGTGTGACGAAGCTTTGCATATATATAGCGTAATGAATAAGGAAATGTTCGGAAATGCTAGCAGTCTCCATGATGCAGGCGGTCAAGCAGCCTACACACTAGATTACAGCAGGCAACGAATGGCAAATATGATTGGCGGGCATAAGGAAGGCATCTATTTTACAACAGGGGGCACAGAATCCAATATGTTGGTCGTGCAATCGATCCTGAACGGGTTACCGCCCCACAAAAAGCATTGGATTATGAGCGCTTTGGAACATCACTCGATGTACAATCTTGCTACTTTTCTAGAACATCAAGGCTATGAGCTGACCATTGTACAACCGGATCGGGAAGGACGAATAACCCGTGAAGTTCTTGTACCCCATCTTAGAGACAATACCGGGCTTGTATCGGTACAACACGCCAATTCGGAAACAGGGCTGATTCAGGATCTTGCTGCCTTGTCTCCCCTGCTCCACGAACGCGGTATTATGCTGCATAGTGATGCGGTACAAACATTTGGGAATGTTCACATAGATGTAGAAGCCATGGGAGTGGATGCACTCTCTATATCAAGCCATAAAGTGTATGGCCCCAAAGGTGTCGGTGCTGCATATCTCAAACCCGGAACCCCATGGCGTCCGGTATATCCTGATACACTGCATGAAAACGGATTTCGTCCCGGAACGATTAATGTTCCAGGGATTGCAGCCTTTGTCGCAGCGGCAGAAATGATGACCGAACAGATGGAGATGCATCAGGAGCGGTATGCTACCCTGCGAAAATACTTTATTACGAAAATTCAGGAAAGATCGATTCCATTACGTTGGGTCGTAGAGGAAAGCGAAAAAAAAGCGGTGCTGCATCATATTGTAGGATGTTTTTTTCACGGTTACGAGGGACAATATGTTATGCTGGAGTGTAATCGCAGCGGTGTCTGTATATCTACCGGAAGCGCATGTGCCGCCGGACATCACGATCCTTCCCCTGCCATACAAGCCCTTGGAGCATCCGGCCGTGAAGCCTTACAATTTATCCGTATTTCTTTCGGCAGGACAACCACCATCGAGGAATTGAATGTACTGGTAGATATTTTGACAGACCTGACGCATCGACAAGAAAGGAGCTTATCCCGTTGA